The Petropleomorpha daqingensis genome includes a window with the following:
- the rplU gene encoding 50S ribosomal protein L21 — MYAVVKAGGSQHKVAVGDRFTVNRLTGEAGDTVTLPAILLVDGDTVTSDAAALAKVTVTGEIVGHGKGPKIRIHKFKNKTGYHKRQGHRQHLTDVVVRDITKG; from the coding sequence GTGTACGCAGTCGTGAAGGCCGGCGGCAGCCAGCACAAGGTGGCTGTCGGCGACCGGTTCACCGTGAACCGTCTCACCGGTGAGGCAGGCGACACCGTCACCCTCCCGGCGATCCTGCTGGTCGACGGGGACACCGTCACCAGCGATGCCGCGGCCCTGGCCAAGGTGACCGTGACCGGCGAGATCGTCGGCCACGGCAAGGGCCCGAAGATCCGCATCCACAAGTTCAAGAACAAGACCGGCTACCACAAGCGGCAGGGGCACCGTCAGCACCTGACCGACGTCGTGGTCCGCGACATCACGAAGGGCTGA
- a CDS encoding glutamate-5-semialdehyde dehydrogenase, which yields MPDVAALPLIGASALRARAAARVLRTLPTDVKDGALAAMADALVERVDEILAANALDVNAARADGTPESTVDRLRLDAGRVAGVAEALRTLIALPDPVGDVVRGSRLPNGLELRQVRVPLGVVGIVYEARPNVTVDAAGLCLKSGNAALLRGSASAHRTNTVLVAVMTEALSKAGLPEGSIELLPADRASVGELLGARGFVDVVIPRGGGSLIQRVVNEAKVPVIETGEGNCHVYVDASADPATAEAVVLNSKTHRVSVCNSAETLLVHRDVPFLPRLLAALADAGVTLHGDEAARAAVDGVLPATDEDWATEYLSMDMAVRVVDDLPAALDHIARWSTGHTEAIVADSASAIAAFTAGVDSAAVMVNASTRFTDGGEFGFGAEIGISTQKLHARGPLGLPELTSTTYVVTGNGHVR from the coding sequence GTGCCCGACGTCGCCGCCCTGCCGCTGATCGGAGCGTCCGCGCTGCGCGCGCGGGCCGCCGCCCGGGTGCTGCGGACCCTGCCCACCGACGTCAAGGACGGCGCCCTGGCCGCGATGGCCGACGCGCTGGTGGAGCGGGTGGACGAGATCCTGGCCGCCAACGCGCTGGACGTCAACGCGGCCCGCGCCGACGGGACGCCCGAGTCGACCGTCGACCGGCTGCGGCTGGACGCCGGCCGGGTGGCGGGCGTCGCCGAGGCGCTGCGCACGCTGATCGCCCTGCCGGACCCCGTGGGCGACGTCGTCCGCGGGTCGAGGCTGCCCAACGGGCTGGAGCTGCGGCAGGTGCGCGTGCCGCTGGGCGTGGTCGGCATCGTCTACGAGGCGCGGCCGAACGTGACCGTCGACGCCGCCGGGCTGTGCCTGAAGAGCGGCAACGCCGCGCTGCTCCGCGGCTCGGCGTCGGCGCACCGCACCAACACGGTGCTGGTCGCGGTGATGACCGAGGCGTTGTCGAAGGCCGGCCTGCCGGAGGGCTCGATCGAGCTGCTGCCGGCCGACCGCGCGTCGGTGGGTGAGCTGCTCGGGGCGCGCGGGTTCGTCGACGTCGTCATCCCGCGCGGCGGCGGCTCGCTGATCCAGCGCGTGGTGAACGAGGCGAAGGTGCCGGTCATCGAGACCGGTGAGGGCAACTGCCACGTCTACGTCGACGCCTCCGCCGACCCGGCGACCGCCGAGGCGGTCGTGCTCAACTCCAAGACCCACCGGGTCAGCGTCTGCAACTCCGCCGAGACGCTGCTGGTGCACCGCGACGTCCCGTTCCTGCCGCGGCTGCTGGCCGCGCTGGCCGACGCCGGGGTCACCCTGCACGGCGACGAGGCCGCCCGGGCCGCTGTGGACGGCGTGCTGCCCGCGACCGACGAGGACTGGGCCACCGAGTACCTGTCGATGGACATGGCGGTGCGGGTCGTCGACGACCTGCCGGCCGCGCTGGACCACATCGCACGGTGGAGCACCGGGCACACCGAGGCGATCGTGGCCGACTCGGCCTCGGCCATCGCGGCCTTCACAGCGGGGGTGGACTCGGCCGCGGTCATGGTGAACGCCTCGACCCGGTTCACCGACGGCGGCGAGTTCGGGTTCGGCGCCGAGATCGGCATCTCCACCCAGAAGCTGCACGCCCGGGGCCCGCTGGGGCTGCCGGAGCTCACCTCGACCACGTACGTCGTGACCGGCAACGGCCACGTGCGCTAG
- the def gene encoding peptide deformylase produces the protein MTVRPIREIGDPVLRTPADEVKAFDKDLAALVRDLEETVDHPGRAGLAGPQIGVGLRVFSYNIDGVIGHMVNPVITERSEEIQDGDEGCLSVPGIWAPTVRAMWCAAEGFDVNGKPLRLEGEGLMARCLQHEVDHLDGKVFLDRLTGDARKNALRALRNR, from the coding sequence GTGACCGTCCGTCCCATTCGCGAGATCGGCGATCCGGTGCTGCGCACGCCCGCCGACGAGGTCAAGGCGTTCGACAAGGACCTCGCCGCGCTCGTGCGCGATCTCGAGGAGACCGTCGACCACCCCGGCCGCGCGGGGCTGGCCGGCCCGCAGATCGGCGTGGGCCTCCGGGTGTTCTCGTACAACATCGACGGCGTGATCGGGCACATGGTCAACCCGGTGATCACCGAGCGGTCGGAGGAGATCCAGGACGGCGACGAGGGCTGCCTGTCGGTGCCGGGCATCTGGGCGCCCACGGTGCGCGCGATGTGGTGCGCGGCAGAGGGCTTCGACGTCAACGGCAAGCCGCTGCGGCTGGAGGGGGAGGGGCTCATGGCCCGCTGCCTGCAGCACGAGGTCGACCACCTCGACGGCAAGGTCTTCCTCGACCGGCTGACCGGCGACGCGCGCAAGAACGCACTGCGAGCCCTGCGCAACCGCTGA
- a CDS encoding TIGR03960 family B12-binding radical SAM protein produces the protein MSVASLYPRLEPLLAQVGKPIQYVGGELNSQVKEWDDVAVHWALMYPDAYEVGLPNQGLMILYEVLNERPDALAERTYAVWPDLAALMREHGVDQFTVDAHRPVRAFDLLGVSFATELGYTNLLETLDLAGIPLHAADRDETHPVVIAGGHAAFNPEPIADFVDAAVLGDGEQVVGDITDVVRIWKDQGRPGGREELLARLARVDGVYVPRFYAVSYAPDGTIAAVTRTRDDVPARVGKRTVMDLDEWPYPKTPLVPMAESVHERMSVEIFRGCTRGCRFCQAGMITRPVRERTITGIGSMVDQGLRATGYEEVGLLSLSSADHSEIGQIAKELADRYEDSKTGLSLPSTRVDAFNVTLANELSRNGRRSGLTFAPEGGSERIRRVINKTVSKEDLVRTVTTAYANGWRQVKLYFMCGLPTETDEDVLEIAELAVEVIRAGREASGSKDIRCTVSIGGFVPKPHTPFQWAGQASAETIDARLKLLRQAINNDRRIGRSIGLRYHDGKPGVIEGLLSRGDRRVGRVIERVWRDGGHFDGWSEHFSYERWTTAAAEELGAFGVDLDWFTTRERTEHEVLPWDHLDSGLDKEWLWEDWQEAISEEEVGDCRWTGCYDCGVCPTMGTEIQIGPTGRSLLPLTVVGR, from the coding sequence ATGAGCGTCGCGTCCCTGTACCCCCGTCTCGAACCGCTGCTGGCCCAGGTCGGCAAGCCGATCCAGTACGTGGGCGGTGAGCTGAACTCGCAGGTCAAGGAGTGGGACGACGTCGCCGTCCACTGGGCGCTGATGTACCCCGACGCCTACGAGGTCGGGCTGCCCAACCAGGGCCTCATGATCCTGTACGAGGTGCTCAACGAGCGCCCCGACGCCCTCGCCGAGCGCACCTACGCCGTGTGGCCCGACCTCGCCGCGCTGATGCGCGAGCACGGGGTCGACCAGTTCACCGTCGACGCCCACCGGCCGGTCCGCGCCTTCGACCTGCTCGGCGTCAGCTTCGCCACCGAGCTCGGCTACACCAACCTGCTCGAGACGCTCGACCTCGCCGGCATCCCGCTGCACGCCGCCGACCGCGACGAGACCCATCCGGTCGTGATCGCCGGCGGGCACGCCGCGTTCAACCCCGAGCCCATCGCCGACTTCGTCGACGCCGCCGTCCTCGGCGACGGCGAGCAGGTGGTCGGCGACATCACCGACGTCGTCCGCATCTGGAAGGACCAGGGCCGTCCCGGCGGCCGCGAGGAGCTGCTCGCCCGGCTGGCCCGGGTCGACGGCGTCTACGTGCCGCGCTTCTACGCCGTCTCCTACGCCCCCGACGGCACCATCGCCGCGGTCACCCGGACCCGGGACGACGTCCCGGCCCGGGTCGGCAAGCGCACCGTGATGGACCTCGACGAGTGGCCCTACCCGAAGACGCCGCTGGTGCCGATGGCCGAGAGCGTGCACGAGCGGATGAGCGTGGAGATCTTCCGCGGCTGCACCCGTGGCTGCCGCTTCTGCCAGGCCGGGATGATCACCCGCCCGGTCCGCGAGCGGACGATCACCGGCATCGGCTCGATGGTCGACCAGGGGCTGCGCGCCACCGGCTACGAGGAGGTCGGGCTGCTGTCGCTGTCGTCGGCCGACCACTCCGAGATCGGGCAGATCGCCAAGGAGCTCGCCGACCGCTACGAGGACAGCAAGACCGGGCTTTCCCTTCCCTCCACGAGGGTTGATGCATTCAACGTCACCCTCGCCAACGAGCTCTCCCGCAACGGACGGCGCAGCGGGCTGACGTTCGCCCCCGAGGGCGGCAGCGAGCGGATCCGCCGGGTGATCAACAAGACGGTGTCCAAGGAGGACCTCGTCCGCACGGTCACCACCGCCTACGCCAACGGCTGGCGCCAGGTGAAGCTCTACTTCATGTGCGGCCTCCCCACGGAGACCGACGAGGACGTCCTGGAGATCGCCGAGCTCGCCGTCGAGGTGATCCGGGCCGGCCGGGAGGCCAGCGGCAGCAAGGACATCCGCTGCACGGTCTCGATCGGCGGTTTCGTGCCCAAGCCGCACACCCCGTTCCAGTGGGCCGGGCAGGCCAGCGCCGAGACGATCGACGCCCGGCTCAAGCTGCTGCGGCAGGCGATCAACAACGACCGCCGGATCGGCCGCTCCATCGGCCTGCGCTACCACGACGGCAAGCCCGGGGTCATCGAAGGCCTGCTCTCCCGCGGCGACCGCCGGGTCGGCCGGGTGATCGAGCGCGTCTGGCGCGACGGCGGCCACTTCGACGGCTGGAGCGAGCACTTCTCCTACGAGCGCTGGACGACGGCGGCCGCCGAGGAGCTCGGCGCCTTCGGCGTCGACCTGGACTGGTTCACCACCCGCGAGCGCACCGAGCACGAGGTGCTGCCCTGGGACCACCTCGACTCCGGCCTGGACAAGGAGTGGCTCTGGGAGGACTGGCAGGAGGCGATCTCCGAGGAGGAGGTCGGCGACTGCCGCTGGACCGGCTGCTACGACTGCGGCGTCTGCCCGACCATGGGCACCGAGATCCAGATCGGCCCGACCGGTCGCAGCCTCCTGCCGCTCACGGTGGTCGGCCGCTAG
- a CDS encoding Rne/Rng family ribonuclease, with product MANQNDDNDTTGATPEATPETPVAAEQPTEVEETPVEEPEAEGPEAEEPEAEAPAAVAEPEDEPEHEPLSRFGAQFSSPEPTAVVARPRRRATRPAAAADPDEVPAVTPPAPAIPAFVSFVAPAPEAAPAPRRRSRRPAESPDDEAGEGPVDERHEEAAPTRSRRSRSRRRPDTEDVEVAANEDEDVEDLEEAAEDSDEEDRDETASTGSRRRRRGRRGRGRGRSAEDSDEDGDTDSDTDGARDEQADEDTEDAEGDTDEDSDGEEAETGSSTRRRRRRRRRGSSSEGGETGDEERPERAGRDGRLTSDDDVRGVTGSTRLEAKRQRRRDGRDSGRRRAPILTEAEFLARREAVDRKMVIRQRGERTQIAVLEDDILVEHYVTQAQATSFAGNVYLGRVQNVLPSMEAAFVDIGKGRNAVLYAGEVNWDAAGLSGKQRSIEQALKSGDKVLVQVTKDPIGHKGARLTQQINLPGRFLVYVPGGSMTGISRKLPDTERTRLKDILKKIVPEDAGVIIRTAAEGASEEELTRDVNRLKAQWEVIQTKSQSATNAPTLLYGEPDLAIRVIRDVFNEDFKELVVQGDDAWDTVEAYVAHVSPELVGRLNRYTGEGDVFHDLRIDEQLAKALDRKVWLPSGGSLVIDRTEAMTVVDVNTGKFVGSGGNLEQTVTRNNMEAAEEIVRQLRLRDIGGIIVIDFIDMVLESNRDLVLRRLTECLGRDRTKHQVAEVTSLGLVQMTRKRVGQGLLEVFSEPCEHCRGRGVLVHMEPVDEKRRGGGGGGGNGSGGNGRRDSGRDSGRDSGRGEKPQAKETAEAEDTTAEPGPSADEDGEVTRSSGGRRNRGRRGRGQAGEERAAEDAAVLTEVREEESPVEIGASAAEESAPATEEPPAGDEAIAAVETVGVTDEAVVEQAQSAPPVDADEPEVTSVPRPRRRRAASRPAGPPTN from the coding sequence GTGGCGAACCAGAACGACGACAACGACACCACCGGAGCAACCCCGGAGGCCACCCCGGAGACACCGGTCGCCGCGGAGCAGCCGACCGAGGTCGAGGAGACCCCGGTCGAGGAGCCCGAGGCCGAGGGACCGGAGGCCGAGGAACCGGAGGCCGAAGCGCCCGCCGCGGTGGCCGAACCCGAGGACGAACCCGAGCACGAGCCGCTGTCGCGGTTCGGCGCGCAGTTCAGCTCTCCCGAGCCGACCGCCGTGGTCGCCCGGCCGCGCCGGCGGGCCACCCGCCCGGCGGCCGCGGCCGACCCCGACGAGGTGCCCGCGGTGACCCCGCCGGCGCCGGCGATCCCCGCCTTCGTCAGCTTCGTGGCCCCGGCGCCCGAGGCCGCCCCGGCCCCGCGCCGGCGCAGCCGCCGTCCGGCCGAGAGCCCGGACGACGAGGCCGGCGAGGGCCCGGTCGACGAGCGGCACGAGGAGGCGGCGCCGACCCGCTCGCGCCGCAGCCGCTCGCGCCGTCGTCCCGACACCGAGGACGTCGAGGTCGCGGCGAACGAGGACGAGGACGTCGAGGACCTCGAGGAGGCCGCCGAGGACTCCGACGAAGAGGACCGCGACGAGACGGCCAGCACCGGCAGCCGGCGCCGCCGCCGTGGTCGCCGTGGCCGCGGCCGGGGGCGCAGCGCCGAGGACTCCGACGAGGACGGCGACACCGACAGCGACACCGACGGCGCCCGCGACGAGCAGGCCGACGAGGACACCGAGGACGCCGAGGGCGACACCGACGAGGACTCCGACGGCGAGGAGGCCGAGACCGGCTCCAGCACCCGTCGCCGCCGCCGGCGCCGTCGCCGCGGCAGCAGCAGCGAGGGCGGCGAGACCGGCGACGAAGAGCGTCCCGAGCGGGCCGGCCGCGACGGGCGGCTGACCAGCGACGACGACGTCCGCGGCGTCACCGGCTCCACGCGGCTCGAGGCCAAGCGCCAGCGCCGCCGCGACGGTCGCGACAGCGGCCGCCGCCGCGCGCCGATCCTCACCGAGGCCGAGTTCCTCGCCCGCCGCGAGGCCGTCGACCGCAAGATGGTCATCCGCCAGCGCGGCGAGCGCACCCAGATCGCCGTCCTCGAGGACGACATCCTCGTCGAGCACTACGTGACCCAGGCGCAGGCGACGTCCTTCGCCGGCAACGTCTACCTCGGCCGCGTGCAGAACGTGCTGCCCAGCATGGAGGCCGCGTTCGTCGACATCGGCAAGGGCCGCAACGCCGTCCTGTACGCCGGTGAGGTCAACTGGGACGCCGCGGGCCTGTCGGGCAAGCAGCGCTCCATCGAGCAGGCGCTCAAGTCCGGCGACAAGGTGCTGGTGCAGGTCACCAAGGACCCGATCGGCCACAAGGGTGCCCGGCTGACCCAGCAGATCAACCTGCCCGGCCGGTTCCTGGTCTACGTGCCCGGCGGCTCGATGACCGGCATCAGCCGCAAGCTGCCCGACACCGAGCGCACCCGGCTCAAGGACATCCTCAAGAAGATCGTCCCCGAGGACGCCGGCGTGATCATCCGGACCGCCGCGGAGGGCGCCTCGGAGGAGGAGCTCACCCGCGACGTCAACCGGCTGAAGGCGCAGTGGGAGGTCATCCAGACCAAGTCCCAGTCGGCGACCAACGCCCCGACGCTGCTCTACGGCGAGCCGGACCTCGCGATCCGGGTCATCCGCGACGTCTTCAACGAGGACTTCAAGGAGCTCGTCGTCCAGGGCGACGACGCCTGGGACACCGTCGAGGCCTACGTCGCGCACGTCTCCCCGGAGTTGGTCGGCCGGCTCAACCGGTACACCGGCGAGGGCGACGTCTTCCACGACCTGCGCATCGACGAGCAGCTGGCCAAGGCGCTGGACCGCAAGGTCTGGCTGCCCTCGGGCGGCTCGCTGGTCATCGACCGCACCGAGGCGATGACCGTCGTGGACGTCAACACCGGCAAGTTCGTCGGCTCCGGCGGCAACCTGGAGCAGACCGTCACGCGCAACAACATGGAGGCGGCCGAGGAGATCGTCCGCCAGCTCCGGCTGCGCGACATCGGCGGGATCATCGTCATCGACTTCATCGACATGGTCCTGGAGAGCAACCGCGACCTCGTGCTGCGGCGGCTCACCGAGTGCCTGGGCCGCGACCGCACCAAGCACCAGGTCGCCGAGGTCACCTCGCTGGGCCTGGTGCAGATGACCCGCAAGCGGGTCGGCCAGGGCCTGCTCGAGGTCTTCTCCGAGCCGTGCGAGCACTGCCGCGGCCGGGGCGTCCTCGTGCACATGGAGCCGGTGGACGAGAAGCGCCGCGGCGGCGGCGGTGGCGGCGGGAACGGCAGCGGCGGCAACGGCCGGCGCGACTCCGGCCGTGACTCCGGCCGTGACTCCGGCCGCGGCGAGAAGCCGCAGGCCAAGGAGACCGCCGAGGCCGAGGACACCACCGCCGAGCCCGGCCCGTCGGCCGACGAGGACGGCGAGGTCACCCGCTCGAGCGGCGGGCGGCGCAACCGCGGCCGCCGTGGCCGCGGTCAGGCGGGGGAGGAGCGCGCCGCGGAGGACGCCGCCGTCCTCACCGAGGTGCGCGAGGAGGAGTCGCCGGTCGAGATCGGCGCCTCTGCTGCTGAGGAATCGGCTCCCGCCACGGAGGAGCCGCCGGCCGGTGACGAGGCGATCGCCGCCGTCGAGACCGTGGGGGTCACCGACGAGGCGGTCGTCGAGCAGGCCCAGAGCGCCCCGCCGGTGGACGCCGACGAGCCCGAGGTGACCTCGGTCCCACGGCCGCGCCGGCGCCGGGCGGCCAGTCGCCCGGCCGGACCGCCCACCAACTGA
- the proB gene encoding glutamate 5-kinase, with the protein MRPEFAEARRVVVKVGSSSLTTVPGGLDVERLTALVDVLSGLRAAGREVVLVSSGAIAAGLAPLGIAGRPRDLATAQAAASVGQLRLVQTYADAFARHGVTVGQVLLTADDLTRRSHYRNAERTLDRLLALGTLPIVNENDTVATDEIRFGDNDRLAALVAHVVRADALLLLSDVEGVYDGDPRTGPAQLIETVRDPAELDAITLGTARRNGVGTGGMATKVEAALIAAHAGVPVVVTSAARAAAALAGEPVGTCFAVMAPRPRARQFWLRFATRPRGRLLLDAGAVAAVRERNASLLAAGITGLAGEFLADDPVELVGPDGVVVARGLVAYDSRELPALLGRKSGELEPEFRREVVHRDEMVLVRRPDLG; encoded by the coding sequence GTGAGGCCGGAGTTCGCCGAGGCCCGTCGCGTCGTCGTCAAGGTGGGGTCCTCCTCGCTGACGACGGTGCCGGGCGGGCTGGACGTCGAGCGGCTGACCGCGCTGGTCGACGTCCTCAGCGGGCTGCGGGCCGCCGGGCGGGAGGTCGTGCTGGTCTCCTCGGGCGCGATCGCGGCCGGGCTGGCGCCGCTGGGCATCGCCGGCCGCCCGCGGGACCTGGCCACCGCGCAGGCGGCGGCCAGCGTCGGGCAGCTGCGTCTGGTGCAGACCTACGCCGACGCGTTCGCCCGCCACGGCGTGACCGTCGGGCAGGTGCTGCTCACCGCCGACGACCTCACCCGGCGCAGCCACTACCGCAACGCCGAGCGCACCCTCGACCGGCTGCTGGCGCTGGGCACGCTGCCGATCGTCAACGAGAACGACACGGTGGCCACCGACGAGATCCGGTTCGGCGACAACGACCGGCTGGCCGCGCTGGTCGCGCACGTCGTCCGGGCCGACGCGCTGCTGCTGCTCTCCGACGTCGAGGGCGTCTACGACGGCGACCCGCGGACCGGGCCCGCGCAGCTGATCGAGACCGTGCGCGACCCCGCTGAGCTGGACGCGATCACGCTCGGCACGGCCCGCCGCAACGGCGTCGGCACCGGCGGGATGGCGACCAAGGTGGAGGCGGCGCTGATCGCCGCGCACGCCGGCGTGCCCGTCGTCGTCACCTCGGCCGCGCGGGCGGCCGCCGCGCTGGCCGGCGAACCGGTCGGCACCTGCTTCGCGGTGATGGCGCCGCGGCCGCGCGCGCGGCAGTTCTGGCTGCGCTTCGCCACCCGGCCGCGGGGTCGCCTGCTGCTCGACGCCGGTGCGGTGGCCGCCGTCCGCGAGCGCAACGCCTCGCTGCTGGCGGCCGGGATCACCGGGCTGGCGGGGGAGTTCCTCGCCGACGACCCGGTGGAGCTGGTCGGGCCGGACGGCGTCGTCGTCGCCCGCGGCCTGGTCGCCTACGACTCGCGCGAGCTGCCGGCGCTGCTCGGCCGCAAGAGCGGCGAGCTGGAGCCGGAGTTCCGGCGGGAGGTCGTGCACCGCGACGAGATGGTGCTGGTCCGGCGCCCGGACCTGGGCTGA
- the obgE gene encoding GTPase ObgE, with protein sequence MAAFVDRVTVHVTAGNGGHGVASVHREKFKPLGGPDGGNGGDGGDVVLEVDPSVHTLLDFHHRPHQKAGNGRPGAGSNRNGARGEERVLRVPEGTVVRVDGEVVADLMGAGTRVVLAAGGKGGLGNAALANPRRKAPGFALLGEPGEAVDAVLELKSIADVGLVGYPSAGKSSLVAAMSAARPKIADYPFTTLVPNLGVVRAGDTTFTMADVPGLIPGASAGKGLGLEFLRHVERCAVLVHVVDMATMEPGRDPETDIDVLTHELREYEGDELDLVGRLRFAVLNKVDVPDARDLVDLVRATLEERGLRVFPISAATGEGLPELGYALAAAVEEHRASLPAPEPVRITLTPRAVDDSGFTVERDDEGFVVRGVRPERWVRQTDFTNDEAVGYLADRLNRLGVEDALAKAGAEEGDEVTIGGVTFDFEPTLPAGTLTAEESAGLGGRGTDNRLEISERVGAADRLAAKKARRVPYELSEEFEEADE encoded by the coding sequence GTGGCCGCGTTCGTCGACCGGGTGACCGTGCACGTCACCGCCGGCAACGGTGGGCACGGGGTCGCCTCGGTCCACCGCGAGAAGTTCAAGCCGCTCGGCGGCCCGGACGGCGGCAACGGTGGGGACGGCGGCGACGTCGTCCTCGAGGTCGACCCGAGCGTGCACACGCTGCTCGACTTCCACCACCGCCCGCACCAGAAGGCCGGCAACGGCCGCCCCGGCGCCGGCAGCAACCGCAACGGCGCCCGTGGCGAGGAGCGCGTGCTGCGCGTGCCCGAGGGCACGGTCGTCCGGGTCGACGGCGAGGTCGTCGCCGACCTCATGGGGGCCGGCACCCGCGTGGTGCTGGCCGCCGGCGGCAAGGGCGGCCTCGGCAACGCCGCGCTGGCCAACCCGCGCCGCAAGGCCCCCGGCTTCGCGCTGCTCGGCGAGCCGGGCGAGGCCGTCGACGCCGTGCTGGAGCTCAAGAGCATCGCCGATGTCGGGCTGGTCGGCTACCCGTCGGCGGGCAAGTCCTCGCTGGTCGCGGCGATGTCCGCCGCCCGGCCGAAGATCGCCGACTACCCGTTCACCACGCTCGTGCCGAACCTCGGCGTCGTCCGCGCCGGCGACACCACGTTCACGATGGCCGACGTGCCGGGGCTCATCCCGGGCGCGTCGGCCGGCAAGGGGCTCGGCCTGGAGTTCCTGCGGCACGTCGAGCGGTGCGCGGTGCTCGTGCACGTCGTCGACATGGCGACCATGGAGCCCGGCCGCGACCCCGAGACCGACATCGACGTGCTGACGCACGAGCTGCGGGAGTACGAGGGCGACGAGCTGGACCTGGTCGGCCGGCTGCGGTTCGCCGTCCTCAACAAGGTCGACGTGCCGGACGCCCGCGACCTGGTCGACCTCGTGCGCGCCACGCTCGAGGAGCGCGGCCTGCGGGTGTTCCCGATCAGCGCCGCCACCGGCGAGGGGCTGCCCGAGCTCGGCTACGCCCTGGCAGCGGCGGTCGAGGAGCACCGCGCCTCGCTGCCGGCGCCCGAGCCGGTGCGGATCACCCTCACCCCCCGGGCCGTCGACGACTCCGGGTTCACCGTCGAGCGCGACGACGAGGGCTTCGTCGTCCGCGGCGTCCGGCCGGAGCGGTGGGTGCGGCAGACCGACTTCACCAACGACGAGGCCGTCGGCTACCTCGCCGACCGGCTCAACCGGCTCGGCGTGGAGGACGCGCTGGCCAAGGCGGGTGCCGAGGAGGGCGACGAGGTCACCATCGGCGGGGTCACCTTCGACTTCGAGCCGACCCTGCCGGCCGGCACGCTCACGGCCGAGGAGAGCGCCGGGCTGGGCGGCCGCGGCACCGACAACCGGCTGGAGATCTCCGAGCGCGTGGGTGCGGCGGACCGGCTGGCCGCCAAGAAGGCCCGGCGGGTGCCCTACGAGCTCAGTGAAGAGTTCGAGGAGGCCGACGAGTGA
- the rpmA gene encoding 50S ribosomal protein L27, protein MAHKKGASSSRNGRDSNAQRLGVKRFGGQVVKAGEIIVRQRGTHFHPGLGVGRGGDDTLFALEPGAVTFGTRRGRKTVSITAVEV, encoded by the coding sequence ATGGCACACAAGAAGGGCGCCTCGTCCTCCCGCAACGGCCGCGACTCCAACGCGCAGCGGCTCGGTGTGAAGCGCTTCGGCGGCCAGGTCGTCAAGGCCGGCGAGATCATCGTCCGCCAGCGCGGCACCCACTTCCACCCCGGTCTCGGCGTCGGCCGCGGCGGCGACGACACGCTGTTCGCCCTCGAGCCGGGCGCCGTGACCTTCGGCACCCGCCGGGGTCGCAAGACCGTGTCCATCACCGCGGTCGAGGTCTAG
- a CDS encoding TIGR03936 family radical SAM-associated protein, giving the protein MPEGPPPPPTVQKLRLRYAKRGRLRFASHRDLARALERALRRAQVPMAFSAGFTPHPKISYLGAAPTGAASEAEYAEIGLAERRDPEQVRAALDAALPEDVVVLECVEAGEGTGSLADRIDTSVWRIELPGLPLADLQSALDAFLARDEVTVARRTKTGLKDVDARAAVFGASAVEEAGCAILNAVVRQVTPAVRPDDVLAALAAVADLRPPLPARAVRAAQGRLDDDGTVADPLGPDRAARTRCQGEHATV; this is encoded by the coding sequence ATGCCTGAGGGGCCGCCGCCGCCCCCGACCGTGCAGAAGCTGCGCCTGCGCTACGCCAAGCGCGGCCGGCTGCGCTTCGCCTCGCACCGCGACCTGGCCCGGGCGCTGGAGCGGGCGCTGCGCCGCGCCCAGGTGCCGATGGCGTTCTCCGCCGGCTTCACCCCGCACCCGAAGATCTCCTACCTCGGCGCGGCGCCCACCGGCGCGGCCAGCGAGGCCGAGTACGCCGAGATCGGGCTGGCCGAGCGGCGCGATCCCGAGCAGGTGCGCGCCGCCCTGGACGCCGCGCTGCCGGAGGACGTCGTCGTCCTGGAGTGCGTCGAGGCGGGGGAGGGGACCGGCTCGCTCGCCGACCGGATCGACACCTCGGTCTGGCGCATCGAGCTGCCCGGGCTGCCCCTCGCCGACCTGCAGTCGGCCCTGGACGCCTTCCTCGCGCGCGACGAGGTGACCGTCGCGCGGCGCACCAAGACCGGCCTCAAGGACGTCGATGCGCGCGCCGCCGTCTTCGGCGCGTCGGCGGTCGAGGAGGCAGGTTGTGCCATACTGAATGCGGTCGTCCGGCAGGTGACGCCCGCTGTACGACCCGACGACGTGTTGGCCGCTCTCGCTGCCGTCGCCGACCTGCGCCCGCCGTTGCCCGCCAGGGCCGTGCGTGCGGCGCAAGGCCGGCTCGACGACGACGGGACCGTGGCCGATCCGCTCGGTCCTGACCGTGCGGCGCGCACCCGCTGCCAGGGGGAGCACGCGACGGTCTGA